The Spirochaeta cellobiosiphila DSM 17781 DNA segment GTATTAGGTCTTCAGCTTGCAATGCTGACCTCTCTTGATCAATTGTTACTATTTCCTTTTTAGACATATCTAAAGAAGACATAAGCTTATTTTGTTGTTCAAACACTATTTCATCATTTTGCCTTCCTGTTTCTACAGGCATATGCTCATAGCTGGCACAGGATGTAAGAGAAATGACAACCATTGTCATTAGTAGGACAAACTTATTCATCTATATACTCCTTTTACATAAGATAAGTGAACTTCTTTAACACTTGTTACAAACAAATATATCTCTAAATGAACGATCATTCTAAGATTTCTTATTAAGACAGATAACTTGATCATTAGAAAACTGCCTCTCCAAAACATAGTTAAAACGATTCACATCAAGGCAATATAGAAAATCGCTATAAGGTCCAACAGGATTTTTAATAAACTTCTGTCCACTACTATTTCTTAAGAATGTCATAACTTCTTCATAATCTACTGACTGTCCCAGAAGCTTACTTTTCATATACTCAGCAAAGAGATAATCTTCAATACAAGAATCATCCACAGTTGTTCCTGTGCAATAAATATTAACAATATCAAGTTTGGATTCCCTAATTAATTTGAGTAAAGCACCCATATTAACAAAACTTCCTACCACAACATGGTTAGTGGGCTTCTGAACACTGACCCCTTTTGTTCCTGCCGTTGTTGTATGAATTATAGTCTTCCCAATAAAGGATTTACCTTGTATATCAGTAGGAGAATTACCATAATCAAAGCCTTCAATCATAATCCCCTGCCGTTCTCCAATAAGAATAGAATTCTCATATTGCTTAGATAAGGCAAAGGCATCCTCTATTGACGTGGCTAATAAATAGCTACTGGGATTATTCTCCCAGACATAGTAAGACATAGAAAAAGCCCGGAACACATCAACGACAATAGTAAAACCATTAATGCCTTCGGGATCATCGGTGGGATTGTATATGTTTACTTTCATAAAAAAGACCTTAGCACAAAAAAAAACACTACAAAAGTGTAACCACTTTTTTTATTTTAAGTTTAGTTATTAGATATCAATGATCAGGAGGATCAAAAATGAGAACTATAAAACCTTTTCTCCTAGCAGGCCTCTTGGCTGTCTTAACGATTATACCTGCTATAGCTGACGTACCTGACGTTAAGCTTTCGACACCCATTACATCCAAGGACATTATGTATGCCTTACAGGATACCTATCGAGGTGTGGCAGATGAGGTTCTACCAGAAGTGGTAGAAATCAACGTTACTGAAGTCATCAAACAAAGAGTACCTAACTTTACTTCTCCCTTTGATTTTTTCCGTGACTCACCCTTTGGATTTTTTGGACCAAACCAGAATCAGGATGGTTCTGGCAAAGATGGTCAAAGTCAGGAAGGAACAAGAGAAATAGAACGACGACAACAAGGCCTTGGTTCTGGTGTTATTGTTCGTAAAAGCGGAAAAAAATACTATGTTGTAACCAATAATCATGTTGTTGGGAATGCAGATGAAATCAATATCAAACTTTATGATGGACGTGAATATGAGGCAAAATTAGTTGGTAAAGATTCCCGTACAGACCTAGCCCTCGTTTCTTTTGAAACAAAGGATAACCTACAAGTAGCTACTCTTTCCAAAGCGGATAATATGAGAGTAGGAGACATTGTATTTGCAGTAGGAAATCCCTTAGGATTTGAATCATCCATCACACAGGGAATCATCAGCGCTTTAGGTCGAAAGGCAACAGTCGGCTCGCAGATAGCTGACTTTACCGACTATATTCAGACAGATGCGTCTATTAACCCAGGAAACTCCGGAGGAGCTCTAGTCAACCTGGAAGGAGACTTAGTAGGTATTAATACATGGATCGCCAGTCAATCTGGAGGAAGTGTAGGGATTGGCTTTGCTATCCCTGTTGATGTAGTTGAACGTTCGGTGGATGCCTTTATCAAACATGGTAAAATTGAATATGGCTGGTTGGGAGTGTCCATAGGTAATGTTAATGAAGCAGGTATCACTGACATTGCAAA contains these protein-coding regions:
- a CDS encoding 2-phosphosulfolactate phosphatase, with amino-acid sequence MKVNIYNPTDDPEGINGFTIVVDVFRAFSMSYYVWENNPSSYLLATSIEDAFALSKQYENSILIGERQGIMIEGFDYGNSPTDIQGKSFIGKTIIHTTTAGTKGVSVQKPTNHVVVGSFVNMGALLKLIRESKLDIVNIYCTGTTVDDSCIEDYLFAEYMKSKLLGQSVDYEEVMTFLRNSSGQKFIKNPVGPYSDFLYCLDVNRFNYVLERQFSNDQVICLNKKS
- a CDS encoding Do family serine endopeptidase, which gives rise to MRTIKPFLLAGLLAVLTIIPAIADVPDVKLSTPITSKDIMYALQDTYRGVADEVLPEVVEINVTEVIKQRVPNFTSPFDFFRDSPFGFFGPNQNQDGSGKDGQSQEGTREIERRQQGLGSGVIVRKSGKKYYVVTNNHVVGNADEINIKLYDGREYEAKLVGKDSRTDLALVSFETKDNLQVATLSKADNMRVGDIVFAVGNPLGFESSITQGIISALGRKATVGSQIADFTDYIQTDASINPGNSGGALVNLEGDLVGINTWIASQSGGSVGIGFAIPVDVVERSVDAFIKHGKIEYGWLGVSIGNVNEAGITDIAKALKIDDKEGAFVSQLFLDSPAYKGGILPGDLIIKVDNIQIKDKNHLTQQVGSLAPGTVKDLTVIRNGKTLTLPIKFEARDEKDTQNNKMLWPGFFIVDLDKDVRDQLKLNSGVKGVVIAYVINNSRSQIAGIKQGDIITRINGKKVSDISDFYQELNQEKPNNIQFEIYRNGSTFRVGL